The following are encoded together in the Juglans microcarpa x Juglans regia isolate MS1-56 chromosome 2D, Jm3101_v1.0, whole genome shotgun sequence genome:
- the LOC121248944 gene encoding alpha-ketoglutarate-dependent dioxygenase alkB homolog 6 isoform X2 — MEAKETLKNFKVGSLPTVMYIPDFITETEQTMLLSNVYGASMSKWKSLKNRRLQNWGGVVHEKGLLPQDLPPWLTKITEKIYEESGMFPSAINHVLINEYLPNQGIMPHQDGPAYFPVVAILSLGSSVVMDFTPHSRLSLCTNDVKDDNSNGATSDIEKDECLDDHHPFSVLLMPRSLLIFKDEAYSDYLHGIKDSEVQQYTGAVNEFEALKHSIEDQPQLAEGGVEIIRTQDLRTIHRTTTRISLTCRLVLKVHKKLFKF; from the exons ATGGAAGCAAAAGAGACTCTGAAAAACTTCAAAGTTGGGTCTCTGCCCACCGTAATGTACATTCCGGACTTCATCACCGAGACGGAACAAACCATGCTCCTAAGTAAT GTTTATGGCGCCTCTATGTCAAAGTGGAAGTCTTTGAAGAATAGGAGGCTGCAAAATTGGG GTGGTGTTGTCCATGAAAAGGGTCTTCTGCCACAAGATC TGCCTCCCTGGCTAACAAAGATTACAGAAAAGATATATGAAGAATCAGGGATGTTCCCCTCAGCGATTAATCATGTGCTTATCAATGAATACCTTCCTAACCAAGGCATAATG CCACACCAGGATGGGCCTGCTTACTTTCCAGTTGTAGCAATTCTGTCACTAGGATCATCTGTTGTCATGGACTTCACTCCCCATTCAAGATTGAGCCTCTGCACAAATGATGTTAAGGATGATAATTCTAATGGAGCAACTTCTGACATTGAGAAAGATGAATGCCTAGATGATCACCACCCTTTTTCTGTCCTATTGATGCCTCGCAGTTTACTGATATTCAAGGATGAGGCATATTCAG ATTACTTGCACGGAATAAAAGATAGTGAAGTACAACAATATACTGGG GCTGTAAATGAATTTGAAGCTCTGAAACATTCTATAGAAGATCAGCCACAATTAGCCGAGGGAGGTGTTGAAATAATCAGAACTCAAGATCTTCGGACCATCCATAGAACTACCACCAGAATCTCATTGACATGTCGATTAGTATTGAAGGTTCACAAAAAATTGTTCAAATTTTAG
- the LOC121248944 gene encoding alpha-ketoglutarate-dependent dioxygenase alkB homolog 6 isoform X1 — MEAKETLKNFKVGSLPTVMYIPDFITETEQTMLLSNVYGASMSKWKSLKNRRLQNWVPGGVVHEKGLLPQDLPPWLTKITEKIYEESGMFPSAINHVLINEYLPNQGIMPHQDGPAYFPVVAILSLGSSVVMDFTPHSRLSLCTNDVKDDNSNGATSDIEKDECLDDHHPFSVLLMPRSLLIFKDEAYSDYLHGIKDSEVQQYTGAVNEFEALKHSIEDQPQLAEGGVEIIRTQDLRTIHRTTTRISLTCRLVLKVHKKLFKF; from the exons ATGGAAGCAAAAGAGACTCTGAAAAACTTCAAAGTTGGGTCTCTGCCCACCGTAATGTACATTCCGGACTTCATCACCGAGACGGAACAAACCATGCTCCTAAGTAAT GTTTATGGCGCCTCTATGTCAAAGTGGAAGTCTTTGAAGAATAGGAGGCTGCAAAATTGGG TGCCAGGTGGTGTTGTCCATGAAAAGGGTCTTCTGCCACAAGATC TGCCTCCCTGGCTAACAAAGATTACAGAAAAGATATATGAAGAATCAGGGATGTTCCCCTCAGCGATTAATCATGTGCTTATCAATGAATACCTTCCTAACCAAGGCATAATG CCACACCAGGATGGGCCTGCTTACTTTCCAGTTGTAGCAATTCTGTCACTAGGATCATCTGTTGTCATGGACTTCACTCCCCATTCAAGATTGAGCCTCTGCACAAATGATGTTAAGGATGATAATTCTAATGGAGCAACTTCTGACATTGAGAAAGATGAATGCCTAGATGATCACCACCCTTTTTCTGTCCTATTGATGCCTCGCAGTTTACTGATATTCAAGGATGAGGCATATTCAG ATTACTTGCACGGAATAAAAGATAGTGAAGTACAACAATATACTGGG GCTGTAAATGAATTTGAAGCTCTGAAACATTCTATAGAAGATCAGCCACAATTAGCCGAGGGAGGTGTTGAAATAATCAGAACTCAAGATCTTCGGACCATCCATAGAACTACCACCAGAATCTCATTGACATGTCGATTAGTATTGAAGGTTCACAAAAAATTGTTCAAATTTTAG
- the LOC121248944 gene encoding alpha-ketoglutarate-dependent dioxygenase alkB homolog 6 isoform X3 encodes MSKWKSLKNRRLQNWVPGGVVHEKGLLPQDLPPWLTKITEKIYEESGMFPSAINHVLINEYLPNQGIMPHQDGPAYFPVVAILSLGSSVVMDFTPHSRLSLCTNDVKDDNSNGATSDIEKDECLDDHHPFSVLLMPRSLLIFKDEAYSDYLHGIKDSEVQQYTGAVNEFEALKHSIEDQPQLAEGGVEIIRTQDLRTIHRTTTRISLTCRLVLKVHKKLFKF; translated from the exons ATGTCAAAGTGGAAGTCTTTGAAGAATAGGAGGCTGCAAAATTGGG TGCCAGGTGGTGTTGTCCATGAAAAGGGTCTTCTGCCACAAGATC TGCCTCCCTGGCTAACAAAGATTACAGAAAAGATATATGAAGAATCAGGGATGTTCCCCTCAGCGATTAATCATGTGCTTATCAATGAATACCTTCCTAACCAAGGCATAATG CCACACCAGGATGGGCCTGCTTACTTTCCAGTTGTAGCAATTCTGTCACTAGGATCATCTGTTGTCATGGACTTCACTCCCCATTCAAGATTGAGCCTCTGCACAAATGATGTTAAGGATGATAATTCTAATGGAGCAACTTCTGACATTGAGAAAGATGAATGCCTAGATGATCACCACCCTTTTTCTGTCCTATTGATGCCTCGCAGTTTACTGATATTCAAGGATGAGGCATATTCAG ATTACTTGCACGGAATAAAAGATAGTGAAGTACAACAATATACTGGG GCTGTAAATGAATTTGAAGCTCTGAAACATTCTATAGAAGATCAGCCACAATTAGCCGAGGGAGGTGTTGAAATAATCAGAACTCAAGATCTTCGGACCATCCATAGAACTACCACCAGAATCTCATTGACATGTCGATTAGTATTGAAGGTTCACAAAAAATTGTTCAAATTTTAG
- the LOC121249510 gene encoding auxin-induced protein 6B-like, giving the protein MQEDKKMKVKKGWLAVQVGLEDEDGEFQRFVIPISYLYHPLFQRLLEKAHEIYGYHTTGPLRLPCSADDFLHLRWRIEKEPNHHHHNNHHGSSHSHLPGALSFHSC; this is encoded by the coding sequence ATGCAGGAGGACAAGAAGATGAAGGTGAAGAAAGGATGGCTAGCAGTTCAAGTGGGATTAGAAGATGAAGACGGCGAGTTTCAACGTTTTGTGATTCCCATATCCTATCTCTACCATCCTTTATTCCAGAGACTTTTGGAGAAAGCACATGAGATTTATGGGTATCACACCACCGGCCCTCTTAGGCTACCGTGCTCGGCCGACGATTTCCTTCATCTCCGGTGGCGGATCGAGAAGGAGCCTAATCATCATCACCATAATAATCACCACGGCAGCAGTCATTCTCATCTTCCCGGTGCTTTGTCCTTCCACTCTTGTTGA